The proteins below come from a single Acinonyx jubatus isolate Ajub_Pintada_27869175 chromosome A1, VMU_Ajub_asm_v1.0, whole genome shotgun sequence genomic window:
- the GARIN3 gene encoding Golgi-associated RAB2 interactor protein 3, translated as MKTGHKGLEDKCGGGKRFRQSPVGRWAVAFTPSLSQGLDLWLVELSQMKRTVSSEYLLPYYTAHSYRSMGVFDTSMGELQRQLYKGGEYDIFKYAPMFESDFIQISKKGEVIDVHNRVRMVTVGIASTSPILPLPDVMLLARPTKVCEEHARHARTTKGRGCKPMKTLELTRLLPLKFVKISIHDREKQQLRLKLATGRTFYLQLCPSSDAREDLFCYWEKLVYLLRPPVDSCSSTPTLRTGDEATLEDDKSLVTPELHGEGDQDEFRLHKPHEVSRATSSGYAGGEGIHHAHRRMPGSPAVLKTSGATEGAASRSATGMAVAGTATSATTGLAVAGAGTRPSSGAQSISATKAIGPSQVNTVALAGATAKCPGESGSNKAIAGVVNISSEGTNVALGAASTSSVGNSTVTTGTANLSSASSMTVVFAGAVMTGTPTGKDPVAAPLVSTLQSEGYMCERDGSQKVSQPSAETRKGKKERREKKDRTSSRKSSHHHRTGESHHRTGGNKSTQKSSSHRSLSSHDKRDDKKEKGQSHVRKRGHHSHKSGSSVAKESRTAHKLGKIKSANSSGTVSKKSSKIGSFFKSLKVISGSKAAATTHNRELDFVAKTVEKRNIEAKIEKAQDGQEDICSTLTSETMETIIFEAKPI; from the exons ATGAAGACAGGTCACAAAGGACTGGAGGATAAATGCGGTGGTGGGAAGAGATTTAGGCAGAGCCCTGTAGGGAGATGGGCAGTTGccttcactccctctctctctcaaggactCGATTTGTGGCTGGTGGAGCTGTCTCAAATGAAGAGAACCGTGAGCAGCGAGTATTTGTTACCTTATTACACGGCCCACAGCTACCGTTCAATGGGCGTGTTCGATACCTCCATGGGGGAACTGCAACGACAACTGTACAAGGGAGGAGAGTATGACATTTTCAAATACGCACCTATGTTTGAAAGCGACTTTATTCAGATCAGCAAAAAAGGAGAGGTGATTGATGTACACAACCGTGTCCGAATGGTGACTGTGGGCATCGCATCCACCAGCCCCATCCTCCCTTTACCTGATGTCATGCTACTGGCTCGACCAACAAAAGTCTGTGAGGAGCATGCCAGACACGCCCGGACCACTAAGGGGAGAGGTTGCAAGCCCATGAAGACCCTAGAGCTCACCAGGCTACTTCCTTTAAAGTTTGTCAAGATCTCCATTCATGATCGCGAGAAACAGCAGCTGCGCCTAAAGCTGGCCACTGGCCGCACTTTCTATCTGCAGCTGTGTCCCTCTTCAGATGCACGAGAAGACCTATTTTGCTACTGGGAAAAACTTGTCTATCTCCTGAGACCACCAGTGGATAGCTGCAGCAGTACCCCGACACTGCGAACTGGGGATGAAGCCACCTTAGAGGATGACAAAAGCCTAGTG ACCCCAGAGCTCCATGGAGAAGGGGATCAGGATGAGTTTAGGCTTCACAAGCCTCATGAGGTGTCTAGAGCCACCTCTTCTGGTTACgctgggggagagggaatccaTCATGCCCACCGCAGAATGCCTGGTTCACCTGCAGTCCTGAAGACTTCAGGGGCTACTGAAGGAGCAGCATCCAGGTCAGCCACAGGCATGGCAGTAGCAGGGACAGCAACGAGTGCTACAACAGGCTTAGCAGTGGCAGGGGCAGGAACGAGGCCTTCCTCCGGTGCTCAGAGCATATCGGCAACCAAAGCTATAGGTCCAAGCCAGGTAAACACAGTGGCCCTGGCTGGAGCCACCGCCAAATGTCCGGGAGAAAGTGGATCCAACAAGGCCATTGCAGGTGTTGTCAATATATCCTCAGAGGGTACAAACGTGGCCTTGGGCGCTGCAAGCACATCCTCAGTAGGTAATTCTACAGTAACGACAGGAACTGCCAATCTCTCCTCAGCGAGCAGCATGACTGTGGTGTTTGCAGGTGCAGTGATGACTGGCACACCTACTGGGAAAGACCCAGTAGCAGCACCCCTCGTCTCAACCTTGCAGAGTGAAGGCTACATGTGTGAACGGGATGGAAGCCAGAAGGTCTCCCAGCCCAGTGCTGAAACccggaagggaaaaaaagaaagacgagAAAAGAAAGATAGAACTTCCAGTAGGAAAAGTTCCCATCACCACAGGACAGGTGAAAGTCACCACAGGACGGGAGGGAACAAGTCAACCCAGAAATCATCCTCCCACCGGTCCTTATCCAGCCATGACAAAAGAGAtgacaaaaaggagaaagggcagagcCATGTAAGAAAGAGAGGACACCACTCTCATAAGAGTGGCAGCTCTGTGGCAAAGGAGTCAAGGACAGCTCACAAATTGGGGAAGATAAAATCTGCAAACAGTTCAGGTACTGTAAGTAAGAAATCCAGTAAAATTGGCTCTTTCTTCAAGAGCTTGAAAGTCATTTCTGGTTCAAAAGCGGCGGCCACAACACACAATAGGGAGTTAGACTTCGTGGCTAAGACGGTAGAGAAGCGCAACATAGAGGCCAAGATAGAGAAAGCCCAGGATGGCCAGGAGGATATCTGTAGTACCCTGACATCTGAGACAATGGAGACAATAATCTTTGAAGCCAAACCCATTTAA
- the MED7 gene encoding mediator of RNA polymerase II transcription subunit 7 has translation MGEPQQVSALPPPPMQYIKEYTDENIQEGLAPKPPPPIKDSYMMFGNQFQCDDLIIRPLESQGIERLHPMQFDHKKELRKLNMSILINFLDLLDILIRSPGSIKREEKLEDLKLLFVHVHHLINEYRPHQARETLRVMMEVQKRQRLETAERFQKHLERVIEMIQNCLASLPDDLPHSEAGMRVKTEPMDADDSNNCTGQNEQHRENSGHRRDQIIEKDAALCVLIDEMNERP, from the coding sequence ATGGGTGAGCCACAGCAAGTGAGTGCCCTTCCGCCACCTCCAATGCAGTACATCAAGGAATATACAGATGAAAATATTCAGGAAGGCCTAGCTCCCAAGCCTCCACCTCCAATAAAAGACAGTTATATGATGTTTGGCAATCAGTTCCAATGTGATGATCTTATCATTCGCCCTTTAGAAAGTCAGGGCATCGAACGACTTCATCCTATGCAGTTTGATCACAAGAAAGAACTGAGAAAACTCAATATGTCTATTCTTATTAATTTCTTAGACCTCTTAGATATCTTGATAAGAAGCCCTGGGAGTATAAAACGAGAAGAGAAGCTAGAAGATCTTAAGCTGCTTTTTGTGCATGTGCATCATCTCATAAATGAATACCGACCCCACCAAGCAAGAGAAACATTGAGAGTCATGATGGAGGTGCAGAAACGTCAACGCCTTGAAACAGCTGAACGGTTTCAAAAGCACTTGGAGCGAGTCATTGAGATGATTCAGAATTGCTTGGCTTCTTTGCCTGATGATTTGCCCCATTCAGAAGCAGGGATGAGAGTAAAAACTGAACCAATGGATGCTGATGATAGCAACAATTGTACTGGACAGAATGAACAGCATAGAGAAAATTCAGGTCATAGGAGAGACCAGATTATAGAGAAAGATGCTGCCTTGTGTGTCCTCAttgatgaaatgaatgaaagaccatGA